A genomic region of Phragmites australis chromosome 2, lpPhrAust1.1, whole genome shotgun sequence contains the following coding sequences:
- the LOC133908705 gene encoding probable 3-hydroxyisobutyrate dehydrogenase-like 1, mitochondrial: MLVGISRSLTRRRPPFPLAAAAAAATAAMSSSSTGANVSDCPISPDTTRVSWVGTGVMGQSMAGHLLAAGYALTVYNRTPSKAQGLVSRGASLTDSPRAAAAAADVIFLMVGFPSDVRSTALDPSTGALAGLAPGGVLVDMTTSDPTLAAEIAAAAAAAGCAAVDAPVSGGDRGARNATLSIFAGGDAAVVARLAPLFQLMGKALYMGGPGAGQRAKLGNQIAIASTMVGLVEGMVYAHKAGLDVAKWLEAISTGAAGSKSLDLYGKRILERDMAAGFYVRHFVKDLGICLSECQAMGLSLPGLALAQQLYVSLIAHGEGGLGTQALILAVERLNNTSLEKKRD, encoded by the coding sequence ATGCTCGTCGGCATCTCCCGCTCCCTCACTCGCCGCCGTCCGCCCTTTccgcttgccgccgccgccgcagcagcaacagcagccaTGTCGTCGTCGTCCACCGGAGCGAACGTCTCCGACTGTCCGATCTCCCCGGACACCACCCGCGTGTCCTGGGTGGGGACGGGCGTCATGGGCCAGTCCATGGCCGgccacctcctcgccgccggctaCGCGCTCACCGTCTACAACCGCACGCCCTCCAAGGCTCAAGGCCTTGTCTCCCGCGGTGCCAGCCTCACGGACAGCccgcgcgcggccgccgcggctgccGATGTCATCTTCCTCATGGTCGGTTTCCCCTCCGACGTCCGCTCCACCGCCCTCGACCCCTCCACCGGTGCCCTCGCGGGCCTCGCCCCAGGCGGGGTGCTCGTCGACATGACTACCTCCGACCCCACCCTCGCCGCCGAGATAGCAGCGGCTGCGGCCGCCGCGGGCTGCGCGGCCGTCGACGCCCCCGTCTCCGGCGGCGACCGCGGGGCCCGCAACGCCACCCTCTCCATATTCGCTGGCGGCGACGCGGCCGTTGTTGCCCGCCTGGCGCCCCTCTTCCAGCTCATGGGCAAGGCCCTGTACATGGGCGGGCCCGGCGCCGGGCAGCGCGCGAAGCTGGGCAACCAGATCGCCATCGCATCCACCATGGTGGGGCTCGTGGAGGGCATGGTGTACGCGCACAAGGCCGGGCTGGACGTGGCCAAGTGGCTGGAGGCCATCTCCACCGGCGCGGCGGGGTCCAAGTCGCTGGACCTGTACGGGAAACGCATCCTGGAGCGGGACATGGCGGCCGGGTTCTACGTCCGTCACTTCGTCAAGGACCTGGGAATCTGCCTGTCGGAATGCCAGGCCATGGGGCTGTCTCTGCCGGGCCTCGCGCTCGCGCAGCAGCTGTACGTGTCGCTGATCGCGCACGGCGAGGGCGGGCTCGGGACGCAGGCGCTCATACTGGCCGTCGAACGGCTGAACAACACCAGCCTCGAGAAGAAGCGGGATTGA